Within the Microcebus murinus isolate Inina chromosome 16, M.murinus_Inina_mat1.0, whole genome shotgun sequence genome, the region TCCTGGGATTGCAGTACAAGCCCTTATGTAAACTAAAGCTACTTACCTGAGTCAGGACATCACTGGCATGGCAAATGCCAAGCAAAAATTCACAAATTGAATGTGCTGGCTGATGGGGGGCTACATCTGACCTCTGGAAAGCCCTGATTTCAAAAGTGGGTTCAGCTAAAAATTCTCCATTGTTCTTTGTGGTTGATGCTATGTTGTATAAATATGaactcataaaataaatgtatgctaATGAAGCCATagtctgctttttgttttttttgttttttgtttttttgagacagagtcccactttgttgcctaggctagagtgagtgccgtggcgtcagcctagctcacagcatcctcaaactcctgggctcaagcaatccttctgcctcagcctcccaagtagctgggactacaggcatgcgccactatgcccggctaattttttctatacatattagttggccaattaatttctttctatttatagtagagatggggtctcgctcttgctcaggctggttttgaactcctgacctcgagcaatccacccgcctgggcctcccagagagctaggattacaggcgtaagccaccgtgctGGCCCAACAGTCTGTTTTTTGATATGTTGGGGAGGGGGAGCCATGCAagatttaatttggaaaaatgatctagctgcttaaaaaaaaagttttgaaaaccaCTTTCATGGGTTGCCCGAACTTTTCCAGGGCTGCATGGTTTTTAAGAGGTGTTATCAGATCTCAGTGGCCAAGAGAACACAAAACGCACTGTATTCTATCCTGTGGGCTTCTCAGCCATTTTCCAGGGGCTGATGCAAAAGGTGAGACAATGTATCTGGAATAAAAACAGTAACATCTATTTTGTGTTCTAGGCACTTACAAAAGCCTTCATGTCATTAGCTCATCATATCCTGCCAGCCGCAAGAGATAGGACCCAATAGGTCCCCTTAGACAAAACTCAGGCCAGATGTGGTTCAGAgacttttgatttttagaaaatcataCGACTACAACTAATATTGTAGAATTTGTtcctggggatgggggtgggctTCTGGGAACCCCCCCTAACCTCACTGATAGTTCTTTAGTGAAACGTAGGATATtgacactaagtgaaataaatcgaccataaatattttcacattggCCTAAGTCTTGCctccaaatgttttttctttgtgctaAGCTTTCCATTTTCAGGGCTTTTTGGATTTCAAAAGAGTAGATAAAGGATTGGATTATGAATCTCTACTATtatcatgatcatcatcatctCATTCTGTGGCTgaggaaagtgaagctcagagaggttaagtaacttgcctgaggctACGCAGCAAAGCACAAGAGGGATTGAAACCAGGTCTTTCTCACCACTTTCTGTGCCCCTGACACAGATCTCTTTGGGGCTGGGGAGGCCTCGGCTGACATTGGAGTCTCAGAGCAGCATGGTTCTCTGGTAAGTGCATGAGCAGAAATTCTTCAGGAAAGAACAAACCCAGTATCCCTGCCTCCACAGGGTGAAACAATAAatacatgggttttttttttgtttttttgagacagagtctcactttgttgcccaggctacagtgagtgccgtggcatcggcctagctcacagcaacctcaaactcctgggctcaagcgatcctcctgcctcagcctcccgagtagctgggactacaggcatgcgccaccatgcccggctaattttttctatatatattagttggccaattaatttctttctatttatagtagagacggggtcttgctcttgctcaggctggtttcgaactcctgacatcgagcaatccacccgcctgggcctcccagagtgctaggattacaggcgtgagccactaaatacatttttaaaattaggaagtgGTAAGTGCTGTGATCAAAGTAATTCaggaagatgtggaaaaaaatcCTTGTGAGGTAAATTCTAAAATTAACACACATACGAATGTAAGTTTTCCCCCATCCTCTAGAAAAGCACAGAGATATTTGACTGTGATCACTTTGGGGGAGAGAAGAGGCTGAAAGTTGGGGAGAGGAagactttttcttcatttcacacCTTTCTGTAACTTTTGCATTGTCTTACCCCGTGTGTGtcactttttgtaatttttttttttttttttttttttttttttgagacagagtttcactctgttgcctgggatagagtgagtgccatggcttcagcctcactcacagcaacctcaaactcctgggctcaagcgatcctcctgcctcagcctcccgagtagctgggactacaggcatgcaccaccatgcccggctaattttttttctatgtatgtttttagttggccaattaatttctatttttggtagagatggggtctcgttcttgctcaggctcctcttgaactcctgagctcaaaccatcctcccgcctcggcctctcagagtgctaggattacagctgtgagccgcgcccggcctgtaatgtTTTTTTATATGACAACTAAGTGTATAGCTGGTGGAGAGATTTTGGCCacgttttgtttcttttccccattcttttctgattttttgtttcttttaaacaaatacaaaagtggaagctatgattattatattttcattctgcCAGGGCTGGAGAAAGATCACACCTGACAGAGATTTGGGTAACAGAAAACACCCACAGCACAACAGCTTAGGGGTCAGCaattttttataagaatgttGAACATTTGGGGCCGGACACAGTGGtttaagcctgtaatcccagcactctgggaagccgaggcaggaggatcgcttgaggctgggagttcaaatCTACAGtaggctatgatgatgccactacagtccagccagggccacagagggagaccctgtctctaaaaaaacagaatggccgggtgtggtggctcacgcctgtaatcctagcactctgggaggccaaggcgggcggattgctcaaggtctggagttcgaaactagcctgagcgagaccctgtctctactataaatagaaattaattaattgaccaactaaaaatatatatatacaaaaaattagccggacatggtagcgcatgcctgtagtcctagctactcgggaggctgaggcaggaggattgagcccaggagattgaggttgctgtgagctaggctgacgccacggcactcactctagcctgagcaacaaagtgagactctgtctcaataaataaataaataaataaataaatattaaaaaaaaaaaaaaaacaaaaaaaaaaaacccagaatggccgggcatggtagctcacgcctgtaatcctagcactttgggaggccaaggcgggcggattgctcaaggtcagaagtttgaaaccagcctgagcgagaccccgtctctaccaaaaatagaaataaattaattgaccacctaaaaatatatatagaaaaaattagccgggcatggtggcgcatgcctgtagtcccagctactcgggaggctgaggcaggaggatcgcttgagccccggagattggggttgctgtgagccaggatgacgccacggcactcactctagcctgggcaacaaagtgagactctgtctcaaaaaaaaaaaaaaaaaaaaaaaccagaatgttGAATATTTGGGATTTTCATTTCTACGATAATCCtcccttcccaccaccaccaccaacaaaaaacataaaaacctttAATCATCTACAAAACTCAAACATCTCATTTGGAAGGTTGCCACTTGAAAGACATTGTCGTGACTTCTCAGAttcaagattcttttttctttctttttgagacagagtctcactctgttgcccaagctagagtgccgtggcgtcagcctcactcacagcaacctcaaactcctgggctcaagcgatcctcctgcctcagcctcccgagtagctaggactacaggcatgcgccaccatgcccagctaattttttgtatatatgttttgttggccaattaatttctttctatttttagtagagatggggtctcgcttttgctggttttgaactcctgaccttaagcgatcctcctgtcttggcctcccggagtgctaggattacaggcgggagccacccgGCCTCCGATTTGAGATTCTTAAGGCAGCATTCCTGAAACCCGGGTGTTGGGATTTTTAATTTTCGGGCTCTACAAAACAGCTTTTCAGGGGAGCTGGCTTGCAGGATAAGGCGGAAAGAAGGCATAAAAGGGGCGAAGAAGAGGGACTGCCCGCCCCTACCCCTCGGTCTGGCCTCCTCCAACCTGTGCGTGGGCCCCTCGGCGCCAGCGCAGACTCCAGCCCCGGAGCGCGTCCCTTGTTGCCATGGAGACCActggtcccccacccccacccccagccactaGAAACCCAgcaaaagggaggggaggggcggcgggAGGCCCCGGGGCTGAGCAGGGCTGCAGCGCTGGAACTAGCGAGAAGCCCAACGACTGGGCTCTGCAAGAGAAAAACAACCCGAATAAGCCAATAATTGTGCAAAGGACTCGCCGCGACCTTAACCGCCCTCCAGCCCCACgcctctttctttttccctgtctcctctcccttccctgtttCTCCAAGCGTCTGCCTTGTACCTCCGTGAGTTAAATGAAACCACACGCCATGAGTTAAATAAAGTCACGCGCGTTCATTTTGATACTGTGCCGGAGTTAGTCATTCTTGTACCTGGGTTTGgtggggttttaaaaaattatcttttgtagCTGTATTTCACTGCCATTGGCTTCCTTTGTAATACAATAAATTCTATGCTTTGAAAATTTTGTTCTGAAAAGGATGGGCGGCACAGGGTTAAGGATTCCTGGGCTGGAGAACCCTGCGGGACCCAACCGAGGTGGGGGTGAGGTGAGGACGAAGCTGGGGAGACTCCCTGAGAAGGTGACAGCCAgcagggccctgaggaaggtGAGGGGGACTGCTGAGAGAAGGTGGCAGATGTCTTCGGTCCGGCCTAAAGACCCTTGGCTTTATTTGACTTATTTGAAGTACCTTCTTTTTTGGAACCGAaatctccctctgtcccctgggctagagtgcagtggcatcatcatctaccagctcatagcaacctcaaactcctgggctccagcgattctcctgcctcagcctcccaaatagctgggactaaaggtgtgtgcagccacacctggctaatttttctagtttttgtagagatatggtcttgctcttcctcaggctggtctagaactcctgacctcaaacaatcctcccttcTCCGCctctcggagtgctaggattccaggcctGAGCTACTGGGCTGCCctaataagcttttttttttttttttttttttttttttttttttgagacacagtgccgtggcctcagcctggctcagagcaacctccaactcctgggctcaagcaatcctcctgcctcagcctcccaagtagctgggactacaggtatgtgccaccatgcccggttaattttttctatatatttttagttgttcacctaatttctttctatttttagtagagacagggtcttgcttttgctcaggctggtctcaaactcctggcctcaaacagccCTCCCATCtccgcctctcagagtgctaggattccaggcctGAGCCTCCTGGGCCTGCCTAATTAGCATTTTTGATTGCTAAAAATCCAAGCAACCCAAAATGACACAGAGTGAAAGGTGAATGTCTCTCCCACTTCTGGGGTGTCCTCAGTCTTCTTCACCTGAAACAGACACTGTTAGCAGCACTTGTACATGTGACTAGCATGTGTCCACATGTAGACTCTTTGTTCTACATACAAAAGTCTGACTTTTCCAGATTCAAATCCGGGCTCAACTCTTTCCTGGCTGTGACCTAGAGCAAGCGATTTTACTTccttggacctcagtttcctcagctgtataATGGGAATAATACTCATATTACCTGTCTTATGGTATAGAGAGGATTTCAGGAGTCCATTCATAGAAAGCACTTGGAATGGTGTCTGCTATACAGGAAATACTCCATAAAATTTCCCTCCCTTAGCCAacgtattatttttttatagctgcatagtatttcaCTGTAATAGGCTATAAAATAGGTAAGTCCCTACTGATGAACATGTAGGTTCATTTATCCACCCAAAAATATGCATTGAGCACAGACCGTGTGCCAAGCACCACGCTGGGGACTGGTGCTGTCGGGTCCTGTCACCGAGATGTGTACCCACGCGGATGGGTACATAGGTAGGAGTTGCTGGTACCAACAGCCACGGGAATTTAAAATGGTCATATGCAGTTCCAATGGCTCTCGAAAGGTCCACTCCGTTAGCACACCCACCTCCAGGGCCTGGCTGGCACCCACACATTTAGGAGGGCACGTTTGGAACCGCTGCCTTTTGGGAAAGGCGCTGACGTGGGCCCCGGCGGCTGCGCTCGGCAGCGGTGGCCCCAGCTAGGCCCGGGGCGCGGCCACACCCctatgggggaggggaaggaggccgCCCGAAGGGAGTGGACAGCCCCCGTGTCAGTCTTCCCGAGTCCGGGGTGTAAGATGAGACGGGGAGGGTGGGCCTCACCCCGGGGAGGGCGAGGAGGAACTTCCTGCCCATGCGCCGCAGCGCAGAGGGCGCGCGGGCTGGCCGGCGGGAGGCGCGGCCAGGTCGGCTGGGATCTGGGTGGCGGCCCGCCTGGGGGCGGGAGACCCTGCGGGAGGGCTGGGCTGAGGCCTCCCTGCGCCTCGGCCATATTGAATAGCCACGGCCGAGCCCTCTTTGTCTGCGAGGTCCCCTCGGAAGATCCAGCCGCGTCCCTGGTGCCTGGGTTCAGGAAGAGCCACCAGCAGCCCGCGCGCCCCAACTTCGGGCTGGGACACCCCGTTTCCACCTTGGAGTGGGCTTTGAGCCTGGGCACCGACCTCACTCCGGCTCTCGTAAGCCTCCCGGGATTGGATCCCACAAGTCCTTGGGGACAGCCGGACTTGGCCAAGATTGGACTTGTTGCAGGCGGAGAAGTTGGGAGGAGTTGGCTCATCCCTGGCTGGAGAGGTGAGACTCCGGTCATCGTCGCTGGGACACCCCCCTCCGCACCCCGGCACCCCGCGCCTCCTGCCCCCGCAGGACTAAGAGCTACGGTTCGGTTCGCTTGGGCCCATTGCCCCTCCCCCACATACCACCCTGGAGATCTTAAAGACTCTCGAGAAAAGCCATGTGGGGGGCTGGTTCCCCTGGGGCTTCCTCCCGTCCCCCGACTGCCTGATCCTTTGGAGCGTCCCCGACGTCTGCAAAGATGTGGATTTGGACGTCCTCGTGGAAGCCTTAAAGCCCGTGGGGACCTTTAAGAAGATTGGCAAGGTGTTCCGCAAGGAGGAGGACTCCACGGTGGGCATGCTGCAGATCGGGGAGGACGTCGATTACTTGCTCATCCCCCGCGAGGTCAGGCTGGCCGGGGGCGTCTGGAGGGTCATCTCCAAGCCTGCCACCAAAGAAGCAGAATTTCGGGAGCGGCTGATCCAGTTTCTGGAAGAAGAGGGCCGCACCCTGGAGGACGTGGCCCGCATCATCGAGAAGAGCACCCCGCACCCGCCCCAGCCCCCCAGAAAGCCCAAGGAGCCCCAAGCGAGGAGGAGAGTCCAGCAGATGGTGACTCCTCCGCCCCGCCTGGTCGTGGGCACTTACGACAGCAGCAACGCCAGCGACAGCGAGTTCAGCGACTTCGAGACCTCCAGAGACAAGGGCAACAAAGGTTCGAGGCCCGGCAAGAAGGTGCGCAAAATGCCCGTCAGTTACTTGGGCAGCAAATTCCTCGGAAGCGACCTGGAGAGCGAGGATGATGAGGAGCTGGTCGAGGCCTTCCTCCGGCGAGGGGAGAAGAAGCCGAGCGCGCCCCCTGCGCGCCGCCGCGTCAACCTGCCGGTGCCGATGTTTGAGGACAACCTGGGGCCCCAGGTGTCCAAGGCAGACAGGTGGCGAGAGTATGTCAGCCAGGTGTCCTGGGGGAAGCTGAAGCGCAGGGTGAAGGGTTGGGCCCCGAGGTCCGGCCAGGGGACGGGCGGGGCCCAGCAGGCCTCGACCGCAGGGGAGAGTAACGGAGCGTCGCCGCTGGCCAGCACCAGCCGCGGGGACAACGTGGGGCACGCGGCGGATGGGCGCGTGCCGGAGACCTCCCCCCGAGGATGGAGGCCCAAGATCAACTGGGCCTCCTTCCGGCGCCGTAGGAAGGAGGAGGCAGCCGCCGCTGCGCAGGGGGCAGACAGCCCGGAAGAGCAGGGGGCACCGGCGGCAGATAACCAGGGTGCAGAGGCTGTAGGTGACCAGAGGGAAGGGGCCCCAGCTGTCCAGGGGGCAGAGGCCGCAGATGATCAGAGGGGACAGGCCGGAGCTGACCAGGCTGACCCAGGAGCAGAGGCCCCGAATGCCCAAGGGGCTGAGTCTGCACAGAATGGGGGGGCAGCGTCCCTGGGTGCCCAGGAAGTTGAAGCTTCAGCTGCCCAGGGGGCCCCAGGGCCGACCCCAGGAGCCAGGGCCCGGAAACAGGTCAAGACAGTGAGGTTCCAGACCCCTGGGCGTTTCTCGTGGTTTCGAAAGCGAAGGAGAGCCTTTTGGCACACTGCCCGGTTGCCAACGCTGCCCAAGAGAGTCCCCAGGGCAGGCGAGGCCAGGAGCCTCAGGGTGCTCAGGGCGGAGGCCAGGGCCCAAgtggagcaggaagaggagggagagcgGGAAGACCAGCTGTGAGGCGAAGGCCTGGTCTGCAGAGAGACACCCCGGTGTCCCCTGCCTGGAAGGAGGTGCTTTCTGCTTCCCTGCTTGAAAATGGGGGCTGAGACAGGGGCAGGGCGTGCCTCCCACATCGCCCGCCGCCCAACAGCCCTCTTTTCTTGTCCAAATTTTATCTCttatgcattgattttttttaaaaaaaatactgactcCTTGTAGCGATCCAAAAACTGTAAATAAATCGATACAATGGGGTTGCATCCCCTATGATTTTAACTTCCTCAAATGCAACTCTAGGTGCTCGGCTTgaaaaagggagagaggcagagcagGGGAGAAATTCCTTTTCTTGTCTCCCTTTTGCCTGCACATTTAA harbors:
- the CCDC8 gene encoding coiled-coil domain-containing protein 8; amino-acid sequence: MLQIGEDVDYLLIPREVRLAGGVWRVISKPATKEAEFRERLIQFLEEEGRTLEDVARIIEKSTPHPPQPPRKPKEPQARRRVQQMVTPPPRLVVGTYDSSNASDSEFSDFETSRDKGNKGSRPGKKVRKMPVSYLGSKFLGSDLESEDDEELVEAFLRRGEKKPSAPPARRRVNLPVPMFEDNLGPQVSKADRWREYVSQVSWGKLKRRVKGWAPRSGQGTGGAQQASTAGESNGASPLASTSRGDNVGHAADGRVPETSPRGWRPKINWASFRRRRKEEAAAAAQGADSPEEQGAPAADNQGAEAVGDQREGAPAVQGAEAADDQRGQAGADQADPGAEAPNAQGAESAQNGGAASLGAQEVEASAAQGAPGPTPGARARKQVKTVRFQTPGRFSWFRKRRRAFWHTARLPTLPKRVPRAGEARSLRVLRAEARAQVEQEEEGEREDQL